The Actinobacillus suis ATCC 33415 DNA segment TTTCTTACCGCACTATTCGTCAGGTTTCTTCCGTGATCGCTTGCTAGACGGCTTACGCAATATCAATTTTGAAATTCCGCAAGAAAAATGGTTCACCAACTTGACTTATTGCGGTAACACAGGTTCGGCTTCGATTTACATTATTTTGGAAGAATTTTCCCGCACTTTCCCACTTAAATCAGGGCAGAAGGTGCTGTGCTATGTGCCGGAGAGTGGACGATTTTCAAGTTGTTTTATGTTGTTAGAAGTGATAACGAAATAAATGATTTGTAGGGGCGTGTCCTGTGCCCGCCCGAATATCAACGAGAGTTTACGGGCGGGCACAGGACCCGCCCCTACGAGCAATATATGGAAATTGAAGACATTCCCCAAGACGACAGCAAAATTTTCCAAGGGCAACGTAAAGTGATTTACGCTACCCGCAACGGAAAATTTGAAGCAGGTACTAGCACAGGCTGGCAAGCGGAAGAGTTTGCCACCGAACAAGCCGTGGACGAACTCAACCAACTCACCGAACAAGCTCTACAAGCGGTCAAAAACGGTGAAAAATCGGTTATTTACTACCTAATGTACAAAAACCGCTACGATCTCCAAACTCTCGCCCAAGCCACAGGCTTTTGGCAATGGCAGATTAGACGACATTTTAGACCGGAGATTTTTGCGAAGTTGAGTGAGAGGAAGTTGGAAGTGTATGCGAGGGGGTTTGGGATAAATGTTGATAAGTTGAAAGGAATTATATGACAGAATCTGAGTTACAAGAATTGAAGAATAAAATATCTTTAATTTTGAAAGATATATCTAATCTATCAGAATCGGAATATCAGGCTATAGAGCAGGAAAAGATGATTAGAACTTCGAATGAAACAGAACTAAAGCCATATTATCTTATTTTCCTTCTTTTTGTGAGCTTTCTAGGTTATGGATATTCAGGAAAAGAAGAGAAAGTTAGTTTCACGATACCGATAAAATACAAAGGTAGTATTTTTTTATTACAACATCGAAAACTAGGAATGGCTCTTCTTTCTTTTAGTGGTGTATCTAAACGTGATAGTTTAAATGTTGTAAAAGTAATTAATAAAGCAATAAATAAAGCGAAACCTTTTTTTGATTATTATGCAAATGAAGCTTCTAACGCAAATGATTTAAATGTTATCAATAATAGTATTCCATTTTTTGATAGATTGTGTTTCCAATTAGAATTATATAAGCAAAAAGTAAAAGAAATAGATGTATTTATTATGAGTCATCAGAGTGATACAGGTGATATAGATGTATTAGCAGATTTTGTAAGTCGTTGGAATCAAGAAAATACACTACAAAGAGAAAAAAATTGGCTAGCAATTTCTGTAATAGATGCATTTTTCAGTTTTACAGAGCATGTGTTTATTCATTCGGCTATTTTGCAAGGGAAATTACAAACTAAACAGGAAATTGCTCAATTAACAGTAAGTGAATGGAAGGATAAATTCAAAAGATGCATAGATATATCAGTTCCTAAGAATAGAGATTTTTACGATAAATTAAGTTTACTAAAAGATCAAATTCGTAATCATTTAACTCATGGCGCCTTTGGTAAAAATAATGAAGCATTTCAAATTCATTCTCCAGTGGGTGCTATACCAATGTTGATATCACCTACAACATCTATGTTTTCTGTTGGCGAAAATTTAAAGTTTACAGATGAAGAAGCTATCAAAATTATAGAAGAATTTATTGAATATTATTGGGGTAGTAAAAATTTTATAGAGAATATTTATATACAAAGTGGACTACCTGCAGTTTTGACTTTTGCTCTAGATAGTACATATAAAAGGGCTATGGTTTCTTTAGATGAAATGGAAAATTTCACACATTATTTATCTGAAGAATTTTGTAATTCAATGAATATGGATTGGTAATGAACCATTTTTCCCATCAACACACCGCCCACTGCGAAAGCGGTGTGATGTCAACTTTATTAAAATCGCACGGGGCGGAGCTGAACGAGGCGATGGTCTTTGGTTTGGCGTCCGCTTTGACGTTTGTTTATCTGCCGATTATTAAGGTCAGCGGAATGCCTTTGATTTCTTACCGTATGCAACCGAAGCACATCATCAAAAAGGTATCGAAATTGCTGAAAGTGCGGTTGAAAATGCAGAAGTTTTCTAACGAAACGGCAGGACAAATGGCATTAGATCAGGCGTTGCAAAATGGCAAATTAGTCGGTTTGCAGACATCGGTTTTTTGGCTGCCTTATTTTCCGTCTGAAATGCGTTTTCATTTTAATGCCCATAATTTACTTGTTTATGGTAAGGAAAACGATGATTATTTAATCAGCGATCCTGTATTTGAAACGGTGCAACGCTGTGCCGCTCAAGACCTGCAAAAAGCCCGTTTTGCTAAAGGCGCATTGGCGGCAAAAGGGCTGATGTATTATTTCGAGCAAACGCCTGATTTTTCGCAAATTGACTTGCCTACGTTAGTTCGCAAAGCTATTCGCAAACAAGCAAAACAAATGCTTGCACCACTGTTTTTTGTCGGTGTGAAAGGCATTCGCACTGTAGCGAAATCTATTGAAAATCTCGCTGCTTGCAAAAAAGGCGAAAAATATAACCGCTTGTATCTCGGGCATATCGTGAGAATGCAAGAAGAAATCGGCACAGGCGGTGCAGGTTTCCGCTATTTATATGCTTATTTCTTAGAACAAGCCGCTGAAATTTGCAACGAACCCAAATTCAAACAGGCTTCCGAACAGATGACCGAAATCGGCGACCTCTGGCGAGAATTTGCTATTCTTTGCGTTAAGCAATGCCGTAAGCCGAGTGTGGAAGGATATAAGGAAACGGCGGCGTTTTTGAGAAGGATCTCAGAGAGGGAAGAAAAATTATGGAGAATGTTGAAATAATTGTAGGGGCGGGTCCTGTGCCCGCCCGAAATAATTGCCGAAACAGATATGAATAAACAACATTTACCACGTCGTAAAACTATCCGTTTACAACATTATGATTATTCCGAAAATGGATTATATTTCATCACTATTTGCGTTCAAGATCGTTTATGTTTATTCGGCAAGATTTTGAATGAGAAAATGGAATTAAACCCTGCTGGTAAAATGGTTGAGACTTGTTATTTGGAGTTGGAACAATATTTCCCTACAGTAAAATGTTTGGATTATGTGATTATGCCTAATCATATCCATTTTATTCTTCAGCTTGAAAATGCTATACATCTACCTCGTTATTCATTATTTGATGTGATTCAACGTTTTAAATCTCGAACGAATGTTGAATATATTAAAAATGTGAAACAAAAGAATTGGCAGCCTTTTAATAAGAGGTTATGGCAACGTAGTTATTATGAACATATTGTGCGAGATGAAAAAGATTATTTGATAATTGCGGAATATATTGAGCATAACCCGTTACATTGGGCGTTGGATAAATTGTATATAGCAGAATAATTTCGGGCGGGCACAGGACCCGCCCCTACGGAAGATTAATGATTGAAATAAATAACCTAAACCACCAATACCCCAACGCTCAAACACAGGCGTTATGCAATGTGAATTTACACATCCCCCAAGGCTCTGCCATTGGTTTACTCGGTCCAAATGGGGCGGGTAAAACGACCTTGATGTCGTTACTCGCTGGCTTGCAGTCGGTACAGCAAGGCGAGATTTTGTTTGAGGGCGTGCCGTTTGAGAAATTGTCGAAACAGCAACGTCATCAAATCTCGTTAGTACCGCAGGATTTTGCGTTTTATCCGTTGTTGACGGTGTGGGAAAATCTGAAATTCTTCGCCGCACTTTATGAAATTTCTGATAAAAATTGGCTGTTGGAGTTGTTGGAAAAAACGGGGCTAACGATACATAAATCCAAATTGGCAAAGCACCTTTCGGGTGGCTTGAAACGCCGTTTAAATTTTGCGATTGGTTTGATTAATCGCCCGAAAGTGATTTTTTTGGATGAAATCACGGTGGGGATTGATCCGCAATCTCGTCAGTTTATTCTCAATAGCGTGGCAGAATTAACCAAGCAAGGGGTAACGGTGATTTATACATCGCATTACTTGCAAGAAATTGAGCAACTTTGTTCACAGTTAGTGCTGTTAAATGAAGGGAAATTGATTTATCAAGGTGATTTGCAAGAAATTATCGGTAATCAACCGCTTGAGAAATTTTATTTGGATTTTTTAGATAAGCAGGTAGGAACAAGGTGCTAATTGCTTCGATTTTTAAAGAACTTCGCTTATTAAGTCGTGATCTGCACGGTGTGGCAGTGCTGTTTATTATGCCAATTTTGTTTATGTTGATTATGTCGGCAGCACTAAGTAATGAGAATGAACTTAGCCAAGATGCGCCGATAGTTTTATTAGCTGAGCCAAACAATCCGTTAAATGAAGCATTTTTTCAGAAATTGAAAGCGGAAAAGCTTAATATTCAACAGGCAGATATTGCGGAGTTGGCAAGGTATCAAGCTGCATTACAAGCGGGCGAATTTGAGCTATTAATTGCAAATTCTAATCAAAAATCGACCGCACTTTCAGATGAAAAAACGTTAGCGTTGTGGCTTAACCCAAGTGTTGATCGTGGTTGGCTATTAGGCGTGAAAGGTGTATTACAAAAACATTACACCCAATTGCGTTTAGATCAATATATGGCGGACAATAAGATTACGCTAAAAAATAATAAACAGAAGCAAATCAAAGCGATAGAGAAAAAGGTTAATCAGGATTTAGATAAAAAATTCGCTCAAATTAATGATTATCTGGCTAAAGATTTATGGCAAGAAATCTATCTGAACCGCCAAGGTAAGGAAGTTGCAAAACCTAACTCGGTACAACATAGTGTACCTGCGTGGCTGATTTTCGGGATGTTTTTTATTATGATTCCGCTTTCTAATGTAATGGCGATGGAGCGACAAACCAATACCATTACTAGACTGCGAATGGCGAGAGCTTCCGCATTTAAACTGATTGTAGCGAAGTTGATTCCTTATTTCTTGATCAATCAATGCCAATTTATCGGTATGGTGGCATTAGGCTATTTTGTTTTGCCTCGCCTTGAAATGCCTGCTTTTTCACTGATTGGCGAGTGGTGGCACTATGCGGTATTAGCGATGGCAGTTAGCCTGTCTGCGCTTGGTTATGGGCTATTTATTAGTGTAGTGGCTCGCACAACTGAGCATGCCGTGGTGTTAGGCGGTGGCGGTATTATCATTATGGCGGCGATTGGCGGTATTATGGTGCCAACCTATGTCATGCCGGAAATTATGCAAACTATCGCCGAGTTTTCGCCAATGGGCTGGGCGTTAAGCGGCTTCCAAAATCTGTTGTTGAACCAATATGAATTACCGCAAATTGCAAATTATTTGGCAAAATTGATCGCTTTTGGTGTTGTGATGATCGGGCTTGCCGCCTTGATTTATCAGCGACAATTAAGAACGCAGGCAAGATTTTAATGTGGTACATACTATGAAATATACATTTACCTTAGAACCTAATTTACTTGAATTAGAACTGAAAAAATTAATCGTAAACGAATCCGAAAAAGACGAGTTTGAGTCGCAAGATATTGCGGATAACGAGCCACTTTTTGGTGAGCAAAGTCGTATCCAGTTAGATTCGCTCGATGCTTTGCAAATTGCAGTGGCGTTGCAAGCGCATTTTAAAGTACGTTTGCAAGGTGATCGTATGGTGCGTAAGCATATGATGAATGTTGCCGATTTAGCTAAATTTATTCGGGATTCACATCAATAATGGCGGTTTATATCAATGCAAGCGGTCGAATTTCTGCAAAAAATTGCAAAAAACGAACCGCACTACAATTAGGGCAATCAATTGAATTGCCCTATTTTTCGGCTTTTGATTCTGTATTATTAAGTTTGCCGGCACTCTATGTGTTACTTGAACAGCAATTAGAGCAATGTCTGTCAAGTGCAGGCTGGGCAATCTCTGAATTAGCTGAAATACCAATTTTACTAGGTTCAACAGCCTATACGATTGCTGATTGCGAATATCGCTTTGCTACTCATCAAGCGTTAGCCAGTGAACCGAACATCACGATAATTGGTGATTATCTCCAACAAAAATATGGAGCAAAAGTCTTTAACTTTGCTACCTCTTGCACCTCTTCTGCGCAGGCGATTGGTTATGCGGCAAAAATGATTGAACAAGGCAAATGCCAGAAGGTGCTTGTACTAGGTTTTGAAATGTTTAATCGTTTAACCTTTGAGCATTTTCAGGCGATGGGTTTGCTGGCACAAAGTGCAGCAGAAAAAGGCATTATTTTAGGCGAAGGTATTGGTTGTGTAGCATTGAGCAATCAGGAGTCCGACTGCCGAATTTTAGCTGTTGCAAGCCTGACTGATCATTTCAGCTTAACCAATAATAGCGAGCAAAGTTTAGTGCGCTTAATTGACAAAGTGTTACAAAAATCCGACCGCTTGCCAGCAGAAATCAATGCAATTAAACCACATTTTGTCGGAGGAGACTTTGATGAAATTGAGCAAGCGATTTTGCAAAAAATTGTGCCAAATCGACCGCACTTCCTCCCTAAAAAAGAGCTGGGGCATACGCTAGGCGCAAGTGGTGCATTGGAAACGGCATGGCTGTTAGAACAGTTGCAAAAAAATACTGAAAATAGACCGCTTATCGTGTTGAATTATTTCCTTGGTTTTGGTGGCAGTAACATTGGGTGGATATTGCAATGGAAGTAATCGCAGAATTTCAAGTAACGGAACAATTGGATGATAAAACCTTGCGTCAACGCTTGAAAGAATTGGGCGTAGATGCTCGTCGCTTAAGCCGCTTTACACAATTGGCTTTGCTCGGTGCTTTAAACTTACGTGAATTTGTAAATGGAGAAAGTGCGGTTTATTTAGGCTCGAATTTCAATTCACCGAGTAAATTCTACAAAATGTTCAATAATTTATTACAAGAACATTTACCAAGCCCGTTGGATTTTATGGCAAATATCAATAATGCTGCGGTTTTTCAAATTGCGCAAAGTTTAGATTTACAAGGTGCAGGGATTTTTCTTGCACTGGAAAAACATGAAATGGCTAAATTATTCGATCTGGCCGAATTAGATCTTGCACCAAACCAAACTGCCCTGATTGGTTGGGTGTTTGAACACCCTCAACAACATCAGCAAGATGAAAGTTGTTGGTGGGTGGTGAGAGGGCTATAAGCATTTTGGCTTATATTGGTAGAAGGTCAGATTTCGTGTAGAATAAAAGAGTTATAGTTACATTAAAAGGAACAACTTATGAAAACATTATGGAAATTAATTGGGATTTTATCTATATCAGTCTTCTTAGGAGCTTGTAGCTCGATGACGTTAGATAGTAACTTAAAGCAAGATGTGAAGGAACAGTATACGACTTACAAGATTGTTAATGTGTCTTCTAATGAAACGATTTCGCCTGAAGTTGCCACTATATTCGAAAATAACTTAAGGACGCAATTACAAAAATATGGCTACAAAGAAGGCAATGATGTTGTGGTAAGTTATGATATTAAAGCTTTTGATGAAGGCAATCGGGCATTAAGAATGTTTATTGGGTTCGGTGCAGGTAAAGGTACGTTATCTGTTATAACGACATTAAAAGATAAAAACGGTGTTTACTTGGGTTCTGTCAATACGGAAACTACGTTAAGAATGGGATTTTTCGGTGGTAGCTTAAATAGCATTATTGCTTCAACAGCGAAAAAGACCGCAGCTCAAATTAGAAAATCGCGAATTATTAATGCTCATTAATTAAGGAATATTTATGAAAAAGCTAATGTTAGGTGCATTATCTCTATTGGTTGTCACCGCTTGTACTAATAATTTCCCAACAACGGATACAGTAGAAAAACGTGCAGATTTAACAAAATTATGTATTAAAGAATCATCAAATCCACGTTTAGCATCTTTTGTACCAAGCCTTGTAAAAAGCTTAAAAGCTAAAGGTATTGAAAGTGAAGTTCATATTAATACTGTCCCTCATGATTCGTGTAAATATATGCTTAGCTATGCACTAAATGAACGCCGTAATTTAGTATTACGCGCCACAGTAAGAGTGAGCGAATTAGATGGTTCGGATTATGATGAAATTGGTGAGGTTGTTTATAAACAACGTAGCAAAGAAGAACAATCCGCATCAAAATCGAATGGTGTTCAAGGTCAGACAGACCGTATTGTTGCTGAGCTGTTCAAACATTATTAATTTACTATGACAGACCATTGTGAATTTACATTTAATATTTCAGCATGGAATGTTGTAGCTAATAAACAACTTTCCATTGCTGATTGGCAACTAGGTGAGGCGCATTGGGTTAAAAATGCAAAAAATTGGGAAAATTTTACCCCTAAATTAGCGTTTTTGCCGGCAATTAAACGTCGTCGTTTAAGTGATTCAGCTCGGCTTTTCTTTGAGGCTGCTTGGGAGCTATTACCGTCGGAACAGGCAAATATTCCGGTTGTATATGCTTCAAACAATAGTGAAATTAACCGTAGTTTTGGTTTGTGGCATACGCTATTACAAGATGGTGATGTTTCACCTACCTCATTTAGTTTATCGGTACATAATGCATTAGTCGGACAATGGTCTGAATTTCGTCAAGTGACGGCTGAGACCATATCTATTACCGCTTCGCAAGACAACTTAGAGTCCGCTTTGTTAGAAGCTTATTTGCTCTTGAATGACGGAGCAGACCGTGTGCTCGTTGTTGTGGCGGAAAGC contains these protein-coding regions:
- a CDS encoding ABC transporter ATP-binding protein, which gives rise to MIEINNLNHQYPNAQTQALCNVNLHIPQGSAIGLLGPNGAGKTTLMSLLAGLQSVQQGEILFEGVPFEKLSKQQRHQISLVPQDFAFYPLLTVWENLKFFAALYEISDKNWLLELLEKTGLTIHKSKLAKHLSGGLKRRLNFAIGLINRPKVIFLDEITVGIDPQSRQFILNSVAELTKQGVTVIYTSHYLQEIEQLCSQLVLLNEGKLIYQGDLQEIIGNQPLEKFYLDFLDKQVGTRC
- a CDS encoding beta-ketoacyl synthase chain length factor produces the protein MTDHCEFTFNISAWNVVANKQLSIADWQLGEAHWVKNAKNWENFTPKLAFLPAIKRRRLSDSARLFFEAAWELLPSEQANIPVVYASNNSEINRSFGLWHTLLQDGDVSPTSFSLSVHNALVGQWSEFRQVTAETISITASQDNLESALLEAYLLLNDGADRVLVVVAESPLLENYNAQPIERQPFAYALALVVTKGEQYQLSLVVKDSVNTTACLAKDNALTWVQNHYANSVQWQTKSTNGKVWQWRKN
- a CDS encoding beta-ketoacyl synthase N-terminal-like domain-containing protein — translated: MAVYINASGRISAKNCKKRTALQLGQSIELPYFSAFDSVLLSLPALYVLLEQQLEQCLSSAGWAISELAEIPILLGSTAYTIADCEYRFATHQALASEPNITIIGDYLQQKYGAKVFNFATSCTSSAQAIGYAAKMIEQGKCQKVLVLGFEMFNRLTFEHFQAMGLLAQSAAEKGIILGEGIGCVALSNQESDCRILAVASLTDHFSLTNNSEQSLVRLIDKVLQKSDRLPAEINAIKPHFVGGDFDEIEQAILQKIVPNRPHFLPKKELGHTLGASGALETAWLLEQLQKNTENRPLIVLNYFLGFGGSNIGWILQWK
- a CDS encoding DUF4410 domain-containing protein, which translates into the protein MKTLWKLIGILSISVFLGACSSMTLDSNLKQDVKEQYTTYKIVNVSSNETISPEVATIFENNLRTQLQKYGYKEGNDVVVSYDIKAFDEGNRALRMFIGFGAGKGTLSVITTLKDKNGVYLGSVNTETTLRMGFFGGSLNSIIASTAKKTAAQIRKSRIINAH
- a CDS encoding transposase, producing MNKQHLPRRKTIRLQHYDYSENGLYFITICVQDRLCLFGKILNEKMELNPAGKMVETCYLELEQYFPTVKCLDYVIMPNHIHFILQLENAIHLPRYSLFDVIQRFKSRTNVEYIKNVKQKNWQPFNKRLWQRSYYEHIVRDEKDYLIIAEYIEHNPLHWALDKLYIAE
- a CDS encoding acyl carrier protein, coding for MKYTFTLEPNLLELELKKLIVNESEKDEFESQDIADNEPLFGEQSRIQLDSLDALQIAVALQAHFKVRLQGDRMVRKHMMNVADLAKFIRDSHQ
- a CDS encoding BtrH N-terminal domain-containing protein, which produces MNHFSHQHTAHCESGVMSTLLKSHGAELNEAMVFGLASALTFVYLPIIKVSGMPLISYRMQPKHIIKKVSKLLKVRLKMQKFSNETAGQMALDQALQNGKLVGLQTSVFWLPYFPSEMRFHFNAHNLLVYGKENDDYLISDPVFETVQRCAAQDLQKARFAKGALAAKGLMYYFEQTPDFSQIDLPTLVRKAIRKQAKQMLAPLFFVGVKGIRTVAKSIENLAACKKGEKYNRLYLGHIVRMQEEIGTGGAGFRYLYAYFLEQAAEICNEPKFKQASEQMTEIGDLWREFAILCVKQCRKPSVEGYKETAAFLRRISEREEKLWRMLK
- a CDS encoding ABC transporter permease, yielding MLIASIFKELRLLSRDLHGVAVLFIMPILFMLIMSAALSNENELSQDAPIVLLAEPNNPLNEAFFQKLKAEKLNIQQADIAELARYQAALQAGEFELLIANSNQKSTALSDEKTLALWLNPSVDRGWLLGVKGVLQKHYTQLRLDQYMADNKITLKNNKQKQIKAIEKKVNQDLDKKFAQINDYLAKDLWQEIYLNRQGKEVAKPNSVQHSVPAWLIFGMFFIMIPLSNVMAMERQTNTITRLRMARASAFKLIVAKLIPYFLINQCQFIGMVALGYFVLPRLEMPAFSLIGEWWHYAVLAMAVSLSALGYGLFISVVARTTEHAVVLGGGGIIIMAAIGGIMVPTYVMPEIMQTIAEFSPMGWALSGFQNLLLNQYELPQIANYLAKLIAFGVVMIGLAALIYQRQLRTQARF